From Pseudomonadota bacterium, one genomic window encodes:
- a CDS encoding lipase family protein, which yields MVEGPTGGAVHAGFADAFRGVGSKVGKWLDNHRGMQVIVTGHSLGGALATLSASQWAASRLVTFGSPRVGNVAFVGTVKAEAVARYVDCCDIVTRVPPETPWYTHVGATMYIDSAGQLRTSMTQEKIEADRTRARIEHLRDEAWRTGAVLVRDLADHAPINYERALFPPCEAG from the coding sequence ATGGTCGAGGGGCCCACAGGCGGTGCGGTTCACGCTGGCTTCGCAGACGCTTTCAGGGGCGTTGGCTCCAAAGTCGGAAAGTGGCTGGACAATCACCGAGGCATGCAGGTCATCGTCACGGGCCACAGTCTGGGCGGTGCCTTGGCCACGCTTTCGGCATCGCAGTGGGCGGCATCGCGTCTGGTCACCTTCGGGTCGCCGAGAGTCGGGAATGTGGCATTTGTCGGGACCGTCAAGGCCGAAGCTGTGGCGCGATATGTCGACTGCTGCGACATCGTGACGCGCGTGCCGCCGGAGACTCCCTGGTACACGCACGTCGGAGCCACGATGTACATCGACAGTGCAGGCCAGCTGCGAACAAGCATGACCCAGGAGAAGATCGAGGCGGACAGAACGAGGGCGCGGATCGAGCATCTCCGGGACGAAGCGTGGCGCACGGGCGCCGTACTGGTTCGCGATCTGGCCGACCACGCGCCCATCAACTATGAACGCGCGCTCTTCCCCCCGTGTGAGGCCGGATGA
- a CDS encoding DUF4286 family protein: MPNYEVTLEVNLDRVEEMEGYMRMEHIPEILRTGCFSRITFERSDSGRFRTRYEAASQEALDAYFRAHAERLRQDFRRRFPQGVVPLREVWTEIERWGGDPENVR, translated from the coding sequence ATGCCGAATTATGAAGTGACCCTGGAAGTCAATCTGGATCGGGTCGAGGAGATGGAAGGTTACATGCGCATGGAGCATATCCCCGAGATCCTGCGCACCGGTTGCTTTTCGCGCATCACCTTCGAACGCTCGGACTCGGGCCGCTTCCGCACGCGTTACGAGGCGGCGAGCCAAGAGGCTTTGGACGCCTATTTCCGCGCCCACGCGGAGCGCCTGCGCCAGGACTTCCGGAGGCGTTTCCCACAGGGCGTCGTGCCGTTACGCGAAGTCTGGACGGAGATCGAGCGCTGGGGTGGGGACCCGGAAAACGTTCGCTGA
- a CDS encoding molybdopterin molybdotransferase MoeA, with amino-acid sequence MLNPETALPQPSCLDEHDAGALPVEEALARIHADIAIIPGCERVALRGALGRVLAREVRSPLPVPGHANAAMDGYALRGADLPSAGTRELEVLGAAFAGRPFEGVVGTGQCVRIMTGAIVPEGADTVLMQERVEPLGKDTIRIGPGRAGDNVRPAGEDLATGQVALQAGRRLTPADLGLVASLGIGEITVHRRLRVAFFSTGDELRSIGEPLVPGAVYDSNRYTLYGVLTRLGAEAIDMGVVPDAPNAVASAFEEAGGCADVLITSGGASVGEADLILDTLGAVGRVAFWNVATKPGRPIAFGRVGGAVFFGLPGNPVSVMATYYQFVQPALRRMAGESNWRPLVVQARCTKPLKKKPGRVEYQRGVLDRDAQGALLVRPTGPQGSAILRSMSEADCFIVLPHDWGRVEPGTLVDVQPFFGLV; translated from the coding sequence ATGCTGAATCCGGAAACGGCGCTGCCCCAACCCAGTTGCTTGGACGAGCACGACGCGGGGGCCTTGCCGGTCGAGGAGGCGCTCGCTCGGATCCACGCGGACATCGCGATCATCCCCGGCTGCGAGCGCGTCGCCTTACGCGGCGCGCTCGGCCGGGTCCTCGCCCGCGAGGTCCGTTCGCCGCTCCCCGTCCCCGGCCATGCCAATGCCGCAATGGACGGTTATGCCCTGCGGGGCGCCGATCTGCCGAGCGCGGGGACGCGCGAGCTCGAGGTGCTCGGCGCGGCGTTCGCGGGCAGACCATTCGAGGGCGTGGTCGGCACGGGGCAATGCGTACGCATCATGACCGGGGCGATCGTGCCCGAGGGCGCGGACACGGTGCTCATGCAGGAGCGTGTGGAACCCCTCGGGAAGGACACGATCCGGATCGGCCCCGGCCGCGCCGGAGACAATGTCCGACCCGCCGGCGAGGACCTGGCTACCGGCCAGGTGGCGCTCCAGGCCGGCCGGCGCCTCACGCCGGCCGATCTCGGCCTGGTGGCCTCACTCGGGATAGGCGAGATCACCGTTCACCGGCGGCTGCGGGTGGCCTTCTTCTCGACCGGGGACGAGTTGCGCTCGATCGGCGAGCCGCTGGTCCCGGGTGCCGTATACGACAGCAACCGCTACACGCTCTACGGCGTGCTCACGAGGCTCGGGGCCGAGGCTATCGACATGGGCGTCGTGCCGGATGCGCCGAACGCGGTCGCGAGCGCCTTCGAGGAGGCCGGTGGCTGCGCCGATGTGCTCATCACCTCGGGCGGCGCCTCGGTCGGCGAGGCCGATCTCATCCTCGACACGCTCGGCGCGGTCGGGCGCGTGGCGTTCTGGAATGTCGCCACGAAACCCGGCCGGCCAATCGCCTTCGGCCGGGTGGGCGGGGCGGTGTTCTTCGGCCTCCCCGGCAACCCGGTGTCGGTCATGGCGACCTATTATCAGTTCGTACAACCGGCCCTGCGGCGCATGGCGGGTGAATCGAACTGGCGACCGCTCGTCGTGCAGGCGCGCTGCACCAAACCCCTGAAGAAGAAACCCGGGCGGGTGGAGTACCAGCGCGGGGTCCTGGACCGCGACGCCCAAGGCGCCCTCCTGGTCCGGCCGACCGGACCCCAGGGCTCCGCCATCCTGCGCTCGATGAGCGAGGCCGATTGCTTCATCGTCCTGCCCCACGACTGGGGCCGGGTCGAGCCCGGCACCCTGGTCGATGTCCAGCCGTTTTTCGGGCTGGTGTAA